A region of Streptomyces sp. NBC_01750 DNA encodes the following proteins:
- a CDS encoding ornithine cyclodeaminase family protein: MGKGATVVIGADEVRAALPTAVAIAALQDALRDGLDPEADPARTVVPVDHGQLLLMPSHSRRYAGVKIATVAPCNPAVGLPRIQGNYLLLDAETLGPLAVLDGVALTTIRTAAVSAAAADLLAVPDAERLVVFGTGPQAHSHIDALRAVRPLRHITVVGRDLDRLAGFLQRYGDSDPVVEAGTADAVAQADLVACCTTARTPLFDGSALSAHATVVAVGSHEPDAREVDDETVRRSTVVVEARGAALREAGDVILAIGSGALEADALVALADLARGTVATDDSRPRLFKSVGMAWEDLVVAGVVYEAHVRRGVL, translated from the coding sequence ATGGGCAAGGGCGCGACCGTGGTCATCGGAGCCGACGAGGTACGTGCGGCCCTGCCCACGGCGGTGGCGATCGCCGCGCTCCAGGACGCGCTGCGCGACGGGCTCGACCCGGAGGCCGATCCCGCCCGCACGGTGGTCCCGGTCGACCATGGACAGCTGCTGCTGATGCCGTCTCACTCCCGCCGTTACGCGGGCGTCAAGATCGCCACCGTGGCACCGTGCAACCCCGCCGTCGGACTGCCTCGCATCCAGGGCAACTACCTGCTGCTGGACGCGGAGACGCTCGGCCCGCTGGCCGTTCTCGACGGTGTCGCGCTGACCACCATCCGTACGGCGGCCGTCTCGGCGGCCGCCGCCGACCTCCTCGCCGTACCGGACGCCGAGCGTCTCGTCGTCTTCGGCACCGGACCGCAGGCGCACAGTCATATCGACGCGCTGCGTGCTGTCCGCCCGCTCCGGCACATCACGGTGGTCGGCCGCGATCTCGACCGGCTCGCCGGCTTCCTTCAGCGGTACGGGGATTCGGATCCTGTGGTGGAAGCGGGCACGGCGGACGCGGTGGCGCAGGCGGATCTGGTGGCCTGCTGCACCACCGCGCGCACGCCGCTGTTCGACGGGTCGGCACTGTCCGCGCACGCGACCGTCGTCGCCGTCGGCTCCCACGAACCGGATGCCCGCGAGGTCGACGACGAGACGGTGCGCCGCTCGACGGTGGTCGTCGAGGCGCGTGGCGCGGCACTGCGCGAGGCGGGCGACGTCATCCTGGCCATCGGCTCCGGAGCACTGGAGGCCGATGCCCTCGTCGCCCTTGCGGACCTCGCCCGCGGTACGGTCGCGACCGACGACTCGCGGCCCCGGCTCTTCAAGAGTGTCGGCATGGCCTGGGAGGACCTGGTCGTCGCCGGTGTCGTCTACGAGGCGCACGTCCGCCGGGGCGTGCTCTAG
- a CDS encoding DUF6519 domain-containing protein, which translates to MHADISRITFRPDRHYSAVIAQQGRVQLDADANEQAAIQLVQARTTAADLIGQHGGPRGATGFALGFVGGGRELDDLTIGGGRYYVDGILLDANRPLPGVPVVDDGHDAHSAEEGDSDTPAEAQQPATWTYWDQPDGHRDPERPGDRLPTEFPYLACLKVWERSVTAAEDPLLREVALGSAMPDTAARLKVVWQVLPLAGSQLELEDGATKDQVRAAFAKWAAAQAPTARMAARSERPEHADEDPCLVRPDARYRGQENQMYRVEIHEGGAAKDATFKWSRENGSVTFPVDELDGTWVELASLGSDAKLDLNVGDVVEFVDTAYTSRGEPLPLLRVEEVDLPGRRVRLSGEPDPSVGRRPGLHPFLRRWDHRSGASRHTSGSGRTKQGASKLRNGAIRIEEGGWLPLEDGVLVYFEPGRTYRSGDFWTVPARTATGGVEWPTDAARRPLLQAPAGIQVHYAPLAWVLGEGSVADLRMTFGPLAEVVPAADEEALAAEASAEAEAAAAETAAAAGSGTQTAGQDDEGQPEN; encoded by the coding sequence ATGCACGCAGACATCTCCCGCATCACCTTCCGGCCCGACCGGCACTACTCGGCGGTGATCGCACAGCAGGGCCGCGTACAGCTCGATGCGGACGCCAATGAACAGGCCGCGATCCAGCTGGTGCAGGCCCGTACCACCGCTGCCGATCTGATCGGACAGCACGGCGGCCCGCGCGGGGCCACCGGCTTCGCGCTGGGTTTCGTGGGCGGCGGCCGGGAACTCGACGATCTGACCATCGGCGGCGGCCGTTACTACGTGGACGGCATCCTGCTGGACGCGAACCGCCCGCTGCCCGGCGTGCCGGTCGTCGACGACGGGCACGACGCGCACAGCGCCGAGGAAGGCGACTCGGACACGCCCGCCGAAGCACAGCAGCCGGCCACCTGGACGTACTGGGACCAGCCGGACGGCCACCGGGACCCGGAGCGCCCCGGCGACCGGCTGCCGACCGAATTCCCGTATCTCGCCTGTCTGAAGGTGTGGGAGCGCTCGGTCACCGCGGCCGAGGACCCGCTGCTGCGAGAGGTGGCGCTGGGTTCCGCGATGCCCGACACGGCGGCCCGGCTGAAGGTCGTCTGGCAGGTGCTGCCGCTGGCCGGCTCGCAACTGGAGCTCGAGGACGGGGCGACCAAGGACCAGGTCCGTGCGGCGTTCGCGAAGTGGGCCGCGGCGCAGGCGCCGACCGCTCGGATGGCGGCGCGCAGCGAGCGTCCCGAGCACGCGGACGAGGACCCGTGCCTGGTGAGGCCGGACGCCCGGTACCGGGGCCAGGAGAACCAGATGTACCGCGTGGAGATCCACGAGGGCGGCGCGGCGAAGGACGCGACCTTCAAATGGTCCCGTGAGAATGGCTCGGTGACTTTCCCGGTCGACGAACTCGACGGCACATGGGTGGAATTGGCGTCACTCGGCAGTGACGCCAAGCTCGATCTGAACGTCGGCGACGTGGTCGAGTTCGTGGACACCGCCTACACCAGCCGCGGGGAACCGCTGCCGCTGCTGCGGGTGGAGGAGGTCGACCTGCCGGGCCGCCGGGTGCGGCTCTCGGGCGAGCCCGACCCTTCGGTCGGCAGGCGCCCCGGACTCCACCCCTTCCTGCGGCGCTGGGACCACCGGTCGGGTGCCTCCCGGCACACGAGCGGTTCCGGCCGTACGAAGCAGGGCGCATCGAAGCTGCGCAACGGCGCGATCCGGATCGAGGAGGGCGGCTGGCTGCCGCTCGAGGACGGCGTTCTCGTCTACTTCGAGCCGGGCAGGACATACCGGTCCGGTGACTTCTGGACCGTTCCGGCGCGTACGGCGACGGGCGGTGTCGAGTGGCCGACGGATGCGGCGCGCCGGCCGCTGCTGCAGGCCCCGGCCGGGATTCAGGTGCACTACGCGCCGCTGGCCTGGGTACTGGGCGAGGGGTCGGTCGCGGATCTGCGGATGACGTTCGGGCCGCTGGCGGAAGTCGTCCCGGCCGCGGACGAGGAGGCGCTGGCGGCGGAGGCCTCGGCCGAGGCGGAGGCCGCGGCTGCCGAGACTGCCGCCGCGGCCGGTTCGGGCACGCAGACGGCGGGGCAGGACGACGAGGGACAGCCGGAGAACTGA
- a CDS encoding putative baseplate assembly protein → MSGTSEELICRTDGRRARVRAAQLGGVDAVEVGDDGLTLTVTFLGKAPHGLCPENIRIDGGRRITGIEAVEVSVEREEDPELDDRLFVTLDRTGDTPPATAGGAPTRYRLSVVDTDPYGRPGTEPFPGFDQRYFSAEFDFRPDCPTPFDCKDEQPDCPPVFRAAPVIDYTARDYDTIRRLILDRLALTTPDWAERNAADLGTTLVELLAHTADRISYQQDAVATEAYLDTARRRVSVRRHVRLIDYPMHDGVNARAFVAVETLRALTLQPGTYRFAAVDIRSLGPRDRPELGTVIDDRELAVLDERGSVEVFEPVASNDPLVLRPEHNTIRFWTWADEVCSLAVGATSATLRDEWTDEECTIRTLDLSPGDLLLIEEVRGARSGTPGDADPSHRQAVRLTSVTPVVDRLADQPVLEVTWAREDALAFPVCLSTRGGRDCEPVEDVSVARGNVALVDHGRSLTFCGGTPETVTVPPAPAVLGTCEPSGFGCWDRNEGNEAADLINSRLDQTRSGRLLTADQIRELFTVIGEDATGRAGLGLELAGRRREKVVPGTAYAQAEALATLLAQVVYPGIPPRFRPVLPRSPVVQAVPFPQALHVSAGQADRLAAVPGRVRQRLVELWRSARDCDGLTEPEIAELTVLFGLRVLERLELRRHPVRALRELLHRSERLLAAKLRRIDVLIARGRAGAVLDAGIAWEIAHSWGPPYAAGLDPDEPVLRGPAAALVQDPRAALPAVTVRDGAQDTEPWTPKRDLLSSGPRERHFVGELEDDGRIALRFGDGRHGARPRPGARLELHYRLGGGTAGNVGAEAINHLVLCRDRDESDAGDPMPVAGVRNPLPAVGGTEPEPLEQVRQLAPLDLRRSRLRAVTAEDYAALASKLPGVQRAAAEIRWTGSAQEAHIAVDALGAGDPSQELLDSVSYALERYRRIGHDLVVGPARSVPLDIALAVCAAPGHQHGQILAELYRLLGSRRLSGGRIGFFHPDALSFGEPVRLSRLVAAAAAVQGVESVRVTRLSRLFHEDPVNDMDDTALEAGVLRLSPLEIARCDNDPDRPENGRLSIELGGGAR, encoded by the coding sequence ATGAGCGGTACGAGCGAGGAGTTGATCTGCCGTACGGACGGCAGGCGCGCCAGGGTACGGGCCGCACAGCTCGGCGGTGTGGACGCCGTCGAGGTCGGTGACGACGGGCTGACGCTCACGGTCACCTTCCTCGGCAAGGCGCCCCACGGGCTCTGCCCGGAGAACATACGCATCGACGGCGGGCGCCGGATCACCGGCATCGAGGCCGTCGAGGTGTCCGTCGAGCGCGAGGAGGACCCGGAGCTCGACGACCGGCTGTTCGTCACGCTCGACCGCACCGGGGACACTCCCCCGGCTACCGCTGGGGGTGCCCCCACCCGCTACCGGCTCTCGGTCGTCGACACGGATCCGTACGGAAGGCCCGGCACCGAGCCGTTCCCCGGCTTCGACCAGCGGTACTTCTCCGCCGAGTTCGACTTCCGTCCGGATTGCCCCACCCCCTTCGACTGCAAGGACGAGCAGCCGGACTGCCCGCCCGTCTTCAGAGCCGCGCCTGTGATCGACTACACGGCGCGCGACTACGACACGATCCGCCGCCTGATCCTGGACCGGCTGGCACTGACCACACCTGACTGGGCCGAGCGCAACGCCGCCGACCTCGGGACCACACTGGTCGAACTTCTCGCCCACACCGCCGACCGGATCAGCTACCAGCAGGACGCGGTCGCGACGGAGGCGTACCTGGACACGGCCCGCCGCCGGGTGTCCGTACGCCGTCATGTGCGGCTCATCGACTACCCCATGCACGACGGCGTCAACGCTCGCGCTTTCGTCGCGGTCGAGACCTTACGGGCGCTGACACTGCAGCCCGGGACGTACCGCTTCGCGGCCGTCGACATCCGCAGCCTCGGTCCGCGCGACCGGCCCGAGCTCGGCACCGTCATCGACGACCGGGAGCTGGCTGTGCTGGACGAGCGCGGATCGGTGGAGGTGTTCGAGCCGGTCGCCAGCAACGATCCGCTGGTGCTGCGTCCCGAGCACAACACCATCCGCTTCTGGACCTGGGCCGATGAGGTGTGCTCACTGGCCGTGGGAGCGACCTCCGCGACGCTGCGGGACGAGTGGACCGACGAGGAGTGCACGATCAGAACGCTGGATCTGTCGCCCGGCGATCTGCTGCTGATCGAGGAGGTGCGGGGAGCGCGTTCCGGTACGCCGGGCGACGCCGACCCGTCCCACCGCCAGGCCGTACGTCTCACATCCGTCACTCCGGTCGTGGACCGGCTGGCGGACCAGCCGGTCCTGGAGGTCACCTGGGCACGGGAGGACGCACTCGCCTTCCCGGTCTGTCTGTCGACGCGCGGCGGCCGGGACTGCGAGCCCGTGGAGGATGTGAGCGTGGCGCGCGGCAATGTCGCGCTCGTCGACCACGGCCGGTCGCTGACCTTCTGCGGCGGTACGCCCGAGACGGTCACTGTGCCACCCGCGCCCGCCGTCCTCGGAACCTGCGAGCCGTCCGGTTTCGGCTGCTGGGACCGCAATGAGGGCAATGAGGCGGCTGATCTCATCAACTCCCGTCTCGATCAGACGCGTTCGGGTCGGCTGCTGACCGCCGATCAGATACGGGAGCTGTTCACCGTGATCGGCGAGGACGCGACCGGGCGTGCCGGTCTCGGTCTGGAACTCGCGGGCCGGCGGCGGGAGAAGGTCGTGCCGGGCACCGCCTATGCGCAGGCCGAGGCGCTGGCGACGCTGCTGGCGCAGGTCGTCTACCCGGGAATCCCGCCGCGTTTCCGGCCGGTGCTGCCCCGCTCCCCCGTCGTCCAGGCCGTGCCGTTCCCTCAGGCTCTCCATGTGTCGGCCGGGCAGGCCGACCGGCTCGCCGCCGTCCCGGGCCGCGTCCGGCAGCGCCTCGTCGAGCTGTGGCGCAGCGCTCGGGACTGCGACGGGCTCACGGAGCCCGAGATCGCCGAGCTGACCGTGCTGTTCGGGCTGCGGGTGCTGGAGCGTCTGGAGCTGCGCCGCCATCCGGTGCGCGCACTGCGCGAGTTGCTGCACCGCAGTGAGCGGCTGCTGGCCGCGAAACTGCGCCGTATCGATGTGCTGATCGCCCGGGGGCGGGCGGGCGCGGTGCTCGACGCCGGTATCGCCTGGGAGATCGCGCACAGTTGGGGTCCGCCGTACGCGGCCGGGCTCGACCCGGACGAGCCGGTGCTGCGAGGTCCGGCGGCCGCCCTCGTACAGGATCCGCGGGCCGCGCTGCCCGCGGTGACCGTCAGGGACGGCGCGCAGGACACGGAACCGTGGACGCCGAAGCGGGATCTGCTGAGCAGCGGGCCGCGGGAGCGGCACTTCGTCGGTGAGCTGGAGGACGACGGACGGATCGCGCTGCGGTTCGGCGACGGACGGCACGGAGCCCGTCCGCGGCCGGGCGCCCGGCTGGAACTGCACTACCGGCTCGGCGGCGGCACGGCGGGCAACGTCGGCGCCGAGGCCATCAACCATCTGGTGCTGTGCCGCGATCGGGACGAGTCGGACGCCGGGGACCCGATGCCGGTGGCGGGGGTGCGCAACCCGCTGCCGGCCGTCGGTGGCACCGAGCCCGAACCCTTGGAACAGGTGCGCCAGTTGGCCCCGCTCGACCTCAGGCGCTCGCGGCTGCGCGCCGTCACTGCCGAGGACTACGCCGCGCTGGCGTCGAAGCTCCCGGGGGTGCAGCGGGCGGCCGCGGAGATCCGCTGGACCGGCAGTGCGCAGGAGGCCCATATCGCTGTCGACGCGCTGGGGGCCGGGGACCCATCGCAGGAACTGCTCGACTCGGTGTCGTACGCCCTGGAGCGCTACCGCCGGATCGGTCACGACCTCGTCGTGGGGCCGGCCAGGTCGGTGCCGCTGGACATCGCTCTCGCGGTGTGCGCGGCGCCCGGGCACCAGCACGGGCAGATCCTCGCCGAGCTCTACCGGCTGCTGGGCAGCCGTCGGCTGTCCGGCGGACGGATCGGCTTCTTCCACCCCGACGCGCTGTCCTTCGGCGAACCGGTGCGGCTCAGCCGTCTGGTGGCCGCGGCAGCGGCCGTGCAGGGCGTGGAGAGCGTACGAGTGACCCGGCTGAGCCGGCTTTTCCACGAGGACCCCGTCAACGACATGGACGACACCGCACTGGAGGCAGGCGTGCTGCGGCTCAGCCCGCTGGAGATCGCGCGTTGCGACAACGACCCGGACCGGCCCGAGAACGGCCGGCTGTCGATCGAGCTCGGCGGAGGTGCGCGATGA
- a CDS encoding peptidoglycan-binding protein: MATPLSADKLLKALRDEGLQVVEHRSWRTHNRNHKGPWGPMHGVMIHHTVTSGTQNSVDICYNGHSSLPGPLCHGVIAKDGTIHMVGNGRANHAGLGDDDVLRAVINETALPGDNEANTDGNRYFYGFECVNLGNGTDPWPAAQLEAIEKAAAALCRAHGWSQRSVIGHKEWQPGKIDPRGFTMDSMRARIKARLAGKPGGPTKPPAPKPPAAFEPFPGAAFFQAGRHSPIITAMGKRLVAEGCGRYEVGPGPDWSEADRKSYAAWQRKLGFSGSDADGIPGKSSWDKLKVPNV, translated from the coding sequence ATGGCAACGCCCCTGTCCGCCGACAAACTGCTCAAGGCCCTTCGTGACGAAGGGCTTCAGGTCGTCGAGCACCGGAGCTGGCGCACGCACAACCGCAACCACAAGGGTCCCTGGGGGCCCATGCACGGCGTGATGATCCATCACACCGTGACCTCGGGCACCCAGAACTCCGTGGACATCTGCTACAACGGCCACTCGAGTCTGCCGGGGCCGCTGTGCCACGGCGTGATCGCCAAGGACGGCACCATCCACATGGTCGGCAACGGGCGCGCCAACCACGCGGGGCTCGGCGACGACGACGTCCTGCGCGCGGTGATCAACGAAACGGCGCTGCCCGGCGACAACGAGGCCAACACCGACGGCAATCGGTACTTCTACGGCTTCGAGTGCGTCAACCTCGGCAATGGCACGGACCCGTGGCCCGCGGCCCAGCTGGAGGCCATCGAAAAGGCGGCGGCCGCCCTGTGCCGGGCGCACGGCTGGTCGCAGCGCTCGGTGATCGGGCACAAGGAGTGGCAGCCGGGGAAGATCGACCCGCGCGGATTCACGATGGACTCGATGCGCGCCCGGATCAAGGCGCGGCTGGCCGGTAAGCCGGGCGGCCCGACCAAGCCGCCGGCGCCGAAGCCCCCGGCGGCGTTCGAGCCGTTCCCCGGTGCCGCGTTCTTCCAGGCCGGACGGCACAGTCCGATCATCACGGCGATGGGAAAGAGACTGGTGGCCGAGGGCTGCGGCCGGTACGAGGTGGGCCCCGGTCCGGACTGGTCGGAGGCGGACCGCAAGTCGTACGCCGCGTGGCAGCGCAAGCTGGGCTTCTCGGGGAGCGACGCCGACGGCATCCCGGGAAAGTCGAGCTGGGACAAGCTCAAGGTGCCCAACGTGTGA
- a CDS encoding GPW/gp25 family protein — protein sequence MRSDIAFPFRTDRRGRTAHAAYDEHVRDLIEQLLFTSPGERVMRPDFGCGLLDLVFTPNSPELASALELSVQASLQRWLGELIEVEALDVVSEENVVRVYLRYVVRSTASRRDDVFEGSGPA from the coding sequence ATGAGGAGCGATATCGCCTTCCCCTTCCGCACGGACCGGCGGGGACGCACCGCGCATGCCGCGTATGACGAGCATGTGCGCGATCTGATCGAGCAGTTGCTGTTCACCAGCCCCGGCGAGCGCGTGATGCGTCCCGACTTCGGCTGCGGGCTGCTCGATCTGGTCTTCACGCCCAACAGTCCCGAACTGGCCTCCGCGCTTGAGCTGTCGGTGCAGGCCTCCCTGCAGCGCTGGCTGGGCGAGCTGATCGAGGTGGAGGCCCTTGACGTGGTGAGCGAGGAGAACGTGGTCCGGGTGTATCTGCGCTACGTGGTGCGCTCCACCGCGAGCCGGCGCGACGACGTGTTCGAGGGGAGCGGCCCGGCATGA
- a CDS encoding putative baseplate assembly protein, with amino-acid sequence MSGSCGCGCGGHDERHAPEALYNPPGRTALDYRVGEYGSFLAAMLDRLASPAHPALRGLTVRTPDDPAIGLLDSWAVVGDLLTFHSERIADEGYLRTADEHRSLALLGRLVGHRPRPGIAADTHLAYTLDREPRAEDVPVLIPRGARSNSVPTTSGEESQAFETSEDLIARWTWNELAVRRRRPARLTPDDLRKRSEIFVSGTDTSLQAGDRLLFVFGGDQEADGQRLLLPVARVRIDRDDEVTAIGLPQSAPPSLTELVAELREWITEDEREAEEGEATPENPNPRPVSMIIEEFDAQVLAPLRADLDMIRTPAQFARRLADPHDRLAEAQAVAAPYEEVAAWFEQLEAVVGELMERAGELEPTQPVPSARAAAAGDGVDSPAMRALGAVLPALRSRVVRPPSGARALSHDPGRYFAPGSDLGAQLLSALDPRVADGMYAAWRQAVPAVPALLRELLSMRVTAAPFGATAPLKPVQDDRGRVIRQVDWPLTGSALTTMRVVYDTAGRVPVRAEFQHTETGSSVQRSENLPAETSFGLGPGRISLRTRSAQDQDLGWLSRRPADSQEPGVTAQLQSGLPERTLFVSRPAEDGRVHVAVQNGEPLNWRLAPGDHRQITHGGLEVSVRYTVGTEPANVEVGIATVPEEANRRVLALDSVQDGITVGSWVAIERPRKGAEGPDGIPGDKKLAFVTTRVTSVRTAAYTNYGITGRGTELTLADPWLDEHDVLLSAIRDTTVHAGGVALRPADEPLGEDVHGNELELAELYDGLRPGRHLVVSGERTDIPHTAGVRGTELAVIASVEQQLDPRLPGDHVHTKLTLTTDLAHRYRRDTVRIQGNVVHATHGESRDEAIGSGDADRTNQTFTLWQSPLTWLPADNPPRASGRGYPHLASLGATPTLEVRVDGLLWHEVDSLAGRGPRERVYVSGTAGDGRTTVTFGDGVHGARLPTGHENVRARYRFGTGKAANVRADRIVQAITRPLGVTAVTNPQPATGGADADGPGLTRRTIPLAVAALDRLVSVADYEDFARSRAGIGRAVAREIFDGRRRVLHVTVAGVDDIAIAEDSEVLRALRSSLAEYGDSRLPVRVDVRELVLLLLAAKVKVARDHTWTVVEPRLRHALLREFGSGRRELGSPARLSDVLATAHSVPGVDYVDVDVFTGVPASVTADGLTGLAGALAEPRTAVGARLAEYDEDVHRVTAEAGETLTQVAARYGISLAELLRLNPDITDTRRLGKGRAVCVFRGIRPAQLALLSPQVPDTLILTEVTA; translated from the coding sequence ATGAGCGGCTCCTGCGGCTGCGGCTGTGGTGGACACGACGAACGCCACGCACCCGAGGCCCTGTACAACCCGCCGGGCCGCACGGCCCTGGACTACCGGGTGGGCGAGTACGGCTCGTTCCTGGCGGCCATGCTCGACCGGCTCGCCTCCCCCGCCCATCCGGCACTGCGCGGGCTGACCGTCCGCACGCCGGACGATCCGGCGATCGGACTGCTCGACTCGTGGGCGGTCGTCGGCGACCTGCTCACCTTCCACTCCGAGCGCATCGCCGACGAGGGCTATCTGCGCACCGCCGACGAGCACCGCTCGCTGGCGCTGCTCGGGCGGCTGGTGGGACACCGGCCACGGCCCGGTATCGCCGCCGACACGCATCTCGCGTACACGCTGGACCGGGAGCCGCGGGCCGAGGACGTGCCGGTACTGATCCCGCGCGGTGCGCGCAGCAACAGCGTGCCCACCACGTCCGGCGAGGAGTCGCAGGCCTTCGAGACCAGTGAGGACCTGATCGCCCGCTGGACCTGGAACGAGTTGGCGGTGCGCCGGCGCCGGCCTGCCCGGCTCACTCCGGACGATCTGCGCAAACGGTCCGAGATCTTCGTCTCCGGCACCGACACCTCGCTCCAGGCCGGGGACAGACTGCTGTTCGTCTTCGGCGGGGACCAAGAAGCGGACGGGCAGCGGCTGTTGCTGCCGGTGGCGCGTGTCCGGATCGACCGGGACGACGAGGTGACGGCCATCGGGCTGCCGCAGTCAGCGCCGCCGTCGCTGACCGAGCTGGTCGCGGAGCTCCGCGAGTGGATCACCGAGGACGAACGGGAGGCCGAGGAGGGCGAGGCAACCCCCGAAAATCCAAACCCGCGTCCCGTCAGCATGATCATCGAGGAGTTCGACGCCCAGGTGCTGGCGCCGCTGCGCGCCGATCTGGACATGATCAGGACCCCGGCGCAGTTCGCCCGGCGGCTTGCCGATCCGCATGACCGGCTCGCGGAGGCACAGGCCGTCGCCGCTCCGTACGAGGAAGTCGCCGCCTGGTTCGAGCAGCTGGAGGCCGTGGTCGGCGAACTGATGGAGCGGGCGGGGGAACTGGAGCCCACCCAGCCCGTACCTTCGGCCCGTGCGGCCGCGGCCGGGGATGGGGTGGACTCGCCGGCCATGCGGGCACTCGGCGCCGTCCTGCCGGCCCTGCGCAGCCGGGTCGTACGGCCACCGTCCGGCGCCCGCGCCCTGTCGCACGATCCTGGGCGGTACTTCGCGCCCGGCTCCGACCTCGGCGCCCAGCTGCTCTCCGCGCTGGATCCGAGGGTCGCCGACGGGATGTACGCGGCGTGGCGTCAGGCCGTTCCGGCTGTGCCCGCCCTCCTGCGCGAACTGCTGTCGATGCGAGTGACCGCGGCCCCCTTCGGGGCGACGGCGCCGCTCAAGCCCGTACAGGACGACCGTGGCCGGGTCATCCGGCAGGTGGACTGGCCGCTCACCGGCTCCGCACTCACCACCATGCGGGTCGTGTACGACACGGCGGGCCGGGTGCCGGTGCGCGCCGAGTTCCAGCACACGGAGACCGGCTCCTCGGTGCAGCGGTCGGAGAATCTGCCCGCCGAGACGAGCTTCGGCCTGGGGCCGGGCCGGATTTCTCTGAGGACCCGCTCCGCCCAGGACCAGGACCTGGGCTGGCTGTCCCGGCGCCCGGCCGACTCCCAGGAGCCCGGGGTCACCGCCCAGCTGCAGTCCGGGCTGCCCGAGCGGACGCTGTTCGTGTCCCGGCCCGCCGAGGACGGGCGGGTCCATGTCGCCGTGCAGAACGGCGAGCCGCTCAACTGGCGGCTGGCTCCCGGCGATCACCGGCAGATCACCCACGGCGGGCTGGAGGTGAGCGTGCGGTACACGGTCGGCACCGAGCCGGCGAATGTCGAGGTCGGCATTGCGACCGTGCCGGAGGAGGCGAACCGTCGTGTCCTGGCGCTCGACTCCGTGCAGGACGGAATCACCGTAGGCAGCTGGGTCGCGATCGAGCGCCCCCGTAAGGGCGCGGAGGGTCCTGACGGGATCCCGGGTGACAAGAAGCTGGCATTCGTGACCACCCGGGTCACCTCGGTGCGCACCGCCGCGTACACCAACTACGGCATCACGGGCCGCGGCACCGAGCTCACGCTCGCCGATCCGTGGCTGGACGAGCACGACGTCCTGCTCTCGGCGATCCGTGACACCACCGTGCACGCGGGCGGTGTGGCGCTGCGTCCGGCCGACGAGCCGCTGGGTGAGGACGTGCACGGCAATGAGCTCGAACTGGCGGAGCTGTACGACGGGTTGCGCCCCGGCCGCCACCTGGTGGTGTCCGGCGAACGCACCGACATCCCCCACACGGCCGGCGTGCGTGGCACCGAACTGGCGGTGATCGCTTCGGTGGAGCAGCAGCTCGACCCGCGGCTGCCGGGCGACCATGTCCATACGAAGCTGACGCTCACCACGGACCTGGCCCACCGCTACCGTCGTGACACGGTCCGCATCCAGGGCAATGTGGTGCACGCGACGCACGGCGAGAGCCGGGACGAGGCGATCGGCAGCGGCGACGCCGACCGGACCAACCAGACCTTCACGCTCTGGCAGTCGCCGCTGACATGGCTGCCCGCCGACAACCCTCCCCGGGCCTCCGGCCGGGGGTACCCCCATCTCGCTTCGCTCGGCGCGACGCCCACCCTTGAGGTGCGCGTCGACGGGCTGCTGTGGCACGAGGTGGACAGTCTGGCGGGGCGTGGTCCGCGCGAGCGCGTGTATGTCTCGGGGACGGCCGGGGACGGGCGTACGACGGTGACCTTCGGCGACGGGGTGCACGGCGCGCGGCTGCCCACCGGGCACGAGAACGTACGGGCCCGGTACCGCTTCGGCACCGGAAAGGCCGCCAACGTCCGGGCGGACCGCATCGTTCAGGCGATCACCCGGCCGCTGGGCGTCACCGCGGTCACCAATCCGCAGCCCGCCACCGGCGGTGCGGACGCCGACGGGCCCGGGCTGACCCGGCGCACGATCCCGCTCGCGGTCGCCGCCCTCGACCGGCTCGTGTCCGTCGCGGACTACGAGGACTTCGCCCGTTCGCGGGCGGGTATCGGCCGGGCCGTGGCGCGGGAGATATTCGACGGAAGGCGACGCGTGCTGCATGTGACCGTCGCCGGCGTGGACGACATCGCGATCGCCGAAGACTCCGAGGTGCTGCGTGCGCTGCGCTCCTCGCTCGCCGAGTACGGCGACTCACGGCTCCCGGTCCGGGTCGATGTACGTGAGCTGGTGCTGCTGCTGCTCGCCGCGAAGGTGAAGGTCGCCCGTGACCACACCTGGACGGTGGTCGAGCCGAGGCTGCGGCACGCACTGCTGCGTGAATTCGGCAGCGGACGGCGCGAGTTGGGCAGTCCCGCACGGCTGTCCGACGTCCTGGCGACGGCCCACTCGGTGCCCGGTGTGGACTACGTGGACGTGGACGTCTTCACCGGGGTGCCGGCGTCCGTCACTGCTGACGGGCTGACCGGGCTCGCGGGAGCGCTCGCCGAGCCGCGGACCGCGGTCGGGGCGCGGCTCGCCGAGTACGACGAGGACGTGCACCGGGTCACCGCGGAGGCCGGCGAGACGCTCACCCAGGTCGCCGCCCGGTACGGCATTTCGCTCGCCGAACTGCTGCGTCTGAACCCGGACATCACCGATACCCGGCGGCTCGGGAAGGGACGGGCGGTGTGCGTCTTCCGGGGCATCCGGCCGGCCCAGCTCGCCCTGCTGTCACCGCAGGTCCCGGACACGCTGATTCTGACGGAGGTCACCGCATGA